In Spinacia oleracea cultivar Varoflay chromosome 5, BTI_SOV_V1, whole genome shotgun sequence, a single window of DNA contains:
- the LOC130460632 gene encoding uncharacterized protein, which translates to MIGLIENMSRLDQQFSQEMAIDTILHSLHSGYDQFKLNYSMNSLDKTLTELHGMLKTAEKTLKSDKQDVLMVRGGKFKKSGKKRNAKKGGNKASPTKQTGAKSAKRKVSQPTSESECFCCKKKGHWKRDCLKLKEDQKNGTVVPSSGTKKK; encoded by the exons atgattggactcattgagaatatgagtcggctggatcagcaattttctcaggaaatggctatagacaccatcctccattctcttcatagcgggtatgatcagttcaaactgaactacagtatgaatagtctggacaaaacgctcactgagcttcacggtatgctgaaaaccgctgaaaagacgctcaaaagtgataagcaggatgtgcttatggtgcgtgggggcaagttcaagaaatctggaaagaagaggaatgctaagaaaggtggcaacaaggccagcccaactaagcaaactggcgccaaatctgcaaagaggaaggtcagtcaacccacttctgaatccgaatgcttctgctgcaagaagaaggggcattggaagagagattgcttgaagctaaaggaagatcagaagaacggaacagtcgttccatcttcag ggactaagaagaagtag